Proteins co-encoded in one Brassica oleracea var. oleracea cultivar TO1000 chromosome C4, BOL, whole genome shotgun sequence genomic window:
- the LOC106338985 gene encoding glutathione S-transferase T3-like: protein MLVNGYKFTLDHCWRELRYDQKWSSTYVAKDGGKEKRRSQVPDESPSQVPEESGVKERRKYSPKEDKILIGAWLNTCKDPVVGNEQKAGAFWKRIVKYYNASPHLVGQIPREITSCKQRWARINERPTNLNNMFSNRNDLRDSRSFEVHGGRLFMEK from the exons ATGCTAGTGAACGGCTACAAGTTCACCCTGGATCACTGTTGGAGGGAGCTGAGGTATGACCAGAAATGGTCGTCCACCTATGTGGCTAAGGATGGTGGAAAGGAAAAGCGGAG GTCCCAAGTTCCTGATGAGTCTCCTAGCCAAGTTCCTGAAGAGTCTGGTGTTAAGGAGAGGAGGAAATATTCTCCCAAAGAGGATAAGATCCTTATTGGTGCTTGGCTTAACACCTGTAAGGACCCTGTCGTCGGTAATGAGCAGAAAGCTGGTGCTTTCTGGAAGCGTATTGTAAAGTACTACAACGCAAGCCCTCACCTCGTCGGGCAAATACCGAGAGAGATTACTTCTTGCAAGCAGAGGTGGGCTAGGATCAACGAGAGGCCTACAAATCTGAATAATATGTTTTCTAATCGGAATGATCTTCGTGATAG CCGTAGTTTTGAAGTCCACGGTGGGCGATTGTTCATGGAGAAGTGA
- the LOC106336954 gene encoding protein NUCLEAR FUSION DEFECTIVE 4-like, whose product MNQSGETVRFLIHLFNGRWFMVFASFLIMACAGATYLFGTYSKDIKSTLGYDQTTLNLLGFFKDLGANVGVMSGLIAEVTPTWFVLTVGSAMNFVGYFMIWLTVTGKVAKPKVWQMCLYICIGANSQNFANTGALVTCVKNFPESRGVMLGLLKGYVGLSGAIMTQLYFAIYGNDSKSLILLIAWLPAVVSLVFVYSIREKKVVRQRNELNVFYNFLYLSIFLALFLMAMNIAEKQVHFTKAAYAASATICCVLLFVPLTVAVKQEIEVWNMKKLPPSEVKVENPPSRMGDLPGSLGVAPLEKKVGNPKKEIDLVHEEKEMKSCFLTVFDPPPRGEDYTILQALLSLDMIILFIATFCGLGSSLTAVDNLGQIGESLGYPNHTVSSFVSLVSIWNYFGRVFSGFVSEYLLAKYKLPRPLMMTFVLLLSCAGHLLIAFPMPGSVYITSILMGFSFGAQLPLLFAIISELFGLKYYSTLFNCGQLASPLGSYILNVRVTGMLYDREALKQLKARGLTRKDVKDLTCLGSQCYKLPFVILASVTFFGALVALGLAIRTRKFYKGDIYKKFRETPGSESESVLVSDPRKS is encoded by the coding sequence ATGAATCAGTCGGGGGAGACCGTACGATTCTTGATTCACCTCTTTAATGGAAGATGGTTCATGGTGTTTGCTTCGTTCCTCATCATGGCGTGCGCTGGAGCCACTTATCTCTTCGGGACATACTCCAAAGACATCAAATCCACACTTGGTTACGACCAGACAACGTTGAACCTGTTAGGTTTCTTTAAAGATCTCGGAGCAAACGTAGGAGTCATGTCCGGACTCATAGCGGAAGTCACACCGACTTGGTTCGTTCTAACCGTCGGCTCCGCGATGAACTTCGTCGGTTACTTCATGATCTGGCTCACCGTTACAGGGAAAGTAGCCAAACCGAAAGTCTGGCAGATGTGTCTCTACATTTGCATCGGAGCCAACTCTCAGAACTTTGCAAACACGGGAGCTTTGGTTACTTGCGTTAAGAACTTCCCTGAGAGCAGAGGAGTCATGCTTGGTTTGCTCAAGGGCTACGTTGGGTTAAGTGGAGCGATCATGACGCAGCTTTACTTTGCTATTTACGGTAACGACTCCAAGTCTTTGATTCTGTTGATCGCTTGGCTACCCGCTGTGGTCTCCCTTGTGTTTGTGTATTCCATAAGAGAGAAGAAGGTCGTGAGGCAGAGAAATGAGCTGAATGTGTTTTACAATTTTCTATACCTCTCCATCTTCTTGGCTTTGTTCCTAATGGCTATGAACATCGCCGAGAAGCAAGTTCATTTCACCAAAGCCGCTTACGCGGCCAGCGCTACTATCTGTTGTGTTTTGCTATTTGTGCCTCTAACGGTTGCGGTTAAGCAAGAGATCGAAGTGTGGAACATGAAGAAGTTGCCTCCCAGCGAGGTGAAGGTTGAAAACCCGCCCTCTAGGATGGGTGACCTCCCGGGAAGTCTTGGTGTTGCACCCCTAGAAAAAAAGGTTGGGAACCCCAAGAAAGAAATTGATCTTGTTCATGAAGAGAAGGAGATGAAATCTTGTTTCTTGACGGTTTTTGATCCGCCGCCAAGAGGGGAAGATTACACAATACTACAAGCATTGTTAAGCCTCGACATGATCATCCTATTTATCGCGACTTTCTGCGGTTTAGGGTCGAGCTTGACGGCTGTAGACAACCTAGGACAGATAGGGGAGTCCCTCGGCTACCCTAACCATACGGTTAGCTCCTTTGTGTCTCTAGTTAGCATATGGAACTACTTCGGTCGAGTCTTCTCCGGTTTCGTCTCCGAATACTTGCTCGCCAAGTATAAACTACCCCGACCGCTCATGATGACGTTCGTTCTTTTACTGAGCTGCGCGGGACACCTTCTCATCGCGTTCCCGATGCCTGGCTCGGTATACATAACGTCCATTCTAATGGGATTCTCTTTCGGCGCGCAACTCCCTTTGCTCTTTGCCATCATCTCGGAACTTTTCGGTCTCAAGTACTACTCTACATTGTTTAACTGCGGACAGCTCGCTAGCCCGCTCGGGTCTTACATCTTGAACGTTCGCGTCACGGGGATGCTTTACGATAGAGAGGCCTTAAAGCAGCTAAAAGCTCGAGGGCTAACGAGAAAAGATGTGAAAGACTTGACTTGCTTAGGAAGTCAGTGTTATAAATTGCCGTTTGTGATTTTGGCTTCTGTGACCTTCTTTGGAGCGCTAGTGGCTTTGGGGCTAGCGATAAGGACGAGAAAGTTTTACAAAGGTGATATTTACAAGAAGTTTAGGGAGACTCCTGGATCTGAATCTGAATCTGTATTGGTCTCTGATCCAAGAAAGTCTTGA